The following are encoded in a window of Massilia sp. R2A-15 genomic DNA:
- a CDS encoding murein transglycosylase A, producing the protein MISTRRSLLASLGAVALAMSACTTAPPKPEPRPPVVMPTPVGPTAVPAPAPVATPLMTPTTFEALPGWQQDDLREAWPAFVNSCKVLVRKDDWREACTASAGVDPADGAAIRAFFESRFVPNQVRAADGADTGLITGYYEPMLRGARKRGGSFQTPLYKVPDDLLTVDLGGVYPELKNMRLRGRLVGKKVVPYNTRAEIERAVMPGKELLWVDDPVEAFFLEVQGSGRVQLMDTGEIVRVAFADQNGHPYKAIGRWLVEQGELPAAQVSAQSIKSWIASHPERRQELFNANPSYIFFKEERLPDPSVGPKGALGVPLTPARSVAVDQQFLPLGAPIWLATTRAGSEAPMQRLMMGQDTGGAIRGAVRADFFYGFGKDAADSAGLMKQRGQIWVLLPKAAAR; encoded by the coding sequence ATGATTTCTACTCGCCGCAGTTTACTCGCTTCGCTGGGCGCCGTCGCCCTCGCAATGTCAGCCTGCACCACGGCGCCGCCCAAACCGGAGCCGCGCCCGCCGGTGGTCATGCCCACGCCTGTGGGCCCGACCGCGGTTCCCGCGCCGGCTCCGGTTGCCACGCCGCTGATGACGCCGACCACCTTCGAAGCGCTGCCCGGCTGGCAGCAGGACGACCTGCGCGAAGCCTGGCCGGCCTTCGTCAACTCCTGCAAGGTCCTGGTGCGCAAGGATGACTGGCGCGAGGCGTGCACCGCGTCGGCTGGCGTTGATCCGGCCGACGGCGCCGCGATCCGCGCCTTCTTCGAAAGCCGCTTCGTGCCGAACCAGGTGCGTGCGGCCGACGGCGCCGACACGGGCCTGATCACCGGCTATTACGAGCCGATGCTGCGCGGCGCCCGCAAGCGCGGCGGATCGTTCCAGACCCCTCTGTATAAGGTGCCGGACGATCTGCTGACCGTCGACCTGGGCGGCGTGTATCCGGAGCTGAAGAACATGCGCCTGCGCGGCCGGCTGGTCGGCAAGAAGGTGGTCCCGTACAACACCCGCGCGGAGATCGAGCGCGCCGTCATGCCGGGCAAGGAGCTGCTGTGGGTGGACGATCCGGTCGAGGCGTTCTTCCTCGAGGTGCAGGGATCGGGCCGCGTGCAGCTGATGGACACCGGCGAAATCGTGCGCGTGGCGTTCGCCGACCAGAACGGCCATCCGTACAAGGCAATCGGCCGCTGGCTGGTCGAGCAGGGCGAGCTGCCGGCGGCGCAGGTGTCCGCGCAGAGCATCAAGTCCTGGATCGCCAGCCATCCGGAGCGCCGCCAGGAACTGTTCAACGCCAACCCGAGCTACATCTTCTTCAAGGAGGAGCGTCTGCCCGATCCGTCGGTCGGCCCGAAAGGCGCGCTCGGCGTGCCGCTGACGCCTGCGCGCTCGGTGGCGGTGGACCAGCAGTTCCTGCCGCTCGGGGCGCCAATCTGGCTGGCGACCACGCGCGCCGGCAGCGAGGCGCCGATGCAGCGCCTGATGATGGGGCAGGATACCGGCGGCGCGATCCGCGGCGCGGTGCGGGCCGACTTCTTCTACGGCTTCGGCAAGGATGCGGCGGACAGCGCCGGCCTGATGAAGCAGCGCGGCCAGATATGGGTGCTGCTGCCGAAGGCCGCGGCGCGCTGA
- a CDS encoding enoyl-CoA hydratase: protein MEYTDLLIETHGRVAVIRLNRPKALNALNDNMMNELGHALYKFDADKDIGCIVLTGSEKAFAAGADIAAMAEYTYADTYPDNYIGRNWEHILNVRKPVIGAVAGFCLGGGCELAMMCDFLIAADSARFGQPEIKVGVTPGAGGTQRLPRTIGKSKAMDLLLTARMIDSAEAERTGLVSRVVPADKLMEEAIAAATVVASMSVSVAMAIKDSVNRAFETTLTEGVRYERRYFHAAFGTPAQKEGMSAFLAKRPPNFGGL from the coding sequence ATGGAATACACAGACCTGCTGATCGAGACCCACGGCCGCGTGGCCGTGATCCGCCTGAACCGTCCGAAGGCGCTCAACGCCCTGAACGACAACATGATGAACGAGCTCGGTCACGCGCTCTACAAGTTCGATGCCGACAAGGACATCGGCTGCATCGTCCTGACCGGCAGCGAAAAGGCCTTTGCAGCCGGCGCCGATATCGCGGCGATGGCGGAGTACACCTACGCCGACACCTACCCGGACAACTACATCGGCCGCAACTGGGAGCACATCCTCAACGTGAGGAAGCCGGTGATCGGCGCGGTGGCCGGCTTCTGCCTGGGCGGCGGCTGCGAACTGGCGATGATGTGCGACTTCCTGATCGCCGCCGACAGCGCGCGCTTCGGCCAGCCTGAAATCAAGGTCGGCGTCACGCCCGGCGCCGGCGGCACGCAGCGCCTTCCGCGCACCATCGGCAAATCGAAGGCGATGGACCTGCTGCTGACGGCGCGCATGATCGACTCCGCGGAAGCCGAGCGCACCGGACTGGTGTCGCGCGTGGTCCCGGCTGACAAGCTGATGGAAGAGGCGATCGCGGCGGCCACGGTTGTCGCGTCGATGTCGGTCAGTGTCGCGATGGCGATCAAGGACAGCGTCAACCGCGCCTTCGAGACCACCCTGACCGAAGGCGTGCGCTACGAGCGCCGCTATTTCCACGCCGCGTTCGGCACGCCGGCGCAGAAGGAGGGCATGTCGGCCTTCCTGGCCAAGCGTCCGCCGAACTTCGGCGGGCTGTAG
- a CDS encoding phospholipase D family protein encodes MRARWLAAGLLAAILSAGCAGLPSLEGRGASRAFTDTAGAPLGMAVAPLVAAHPGQSGVYALADGRDAFAARAVLANAATRSLDIQYYIWRNDITGALLFDVLRTAAARGVRVRLLLDDNNTSGLDATLAQLDAHPNIEVRLFNPFAMRRARLLGYLTDFARLNRRMHNKSFTIDGQATIIGGRNIGDEYFGAAGDVLFSDLDVLAVGPVVRSVSDDFDRYWNSASAYPLKLIVAAPDAAVASASIEPAPAAQAYLVAMRESNFVAELVARHLPLEWAATRLVSDDPAKALEREARESRVGPQLRESIGEPARSVDLVSSYFVPGKTGTEALSALAVRGVAVRVLTNSLEATDVAAVHAGYAKWRKPLLAAGVKLYELRRSWPQDVGPRLAGSLGSSGSSLHAKTFAVDGERVFVGSFNFDPRSARLNTEMGLVIDSPAMARQLAATLDRSVAERAYEVRLAPDGRLYWIERKQGVAIRHDTEPGASFWRRVAVQVLSWLPIDWLL; translated from the coding sequence ATGCGCGCGCGGTGGCTTGCTGCCGGCCTGTTGGCCGCGATCCTGAGCGCCGGTTGCGCCGGCCTGCCTTCGCTGGAAGGGCGCGGCGCATCGAGGGCATTCACCGACACGGCGGGCGCGCCGCTTGGGATGGCGGTAGCGCCGCTGGTCGCGGCCCATCCCGGGCAGTCCGGGGTGTACGCGCTGGCCGACGGACGCGATGCGTTCGCCGCCAGGGCGGTCCTGGCGAATGCGGCCACGCGCAGCCTCGACATTCAATACTACATCTGGCGCAACGACATTACCGGCGCGCTGCTGTTCGATGTCTTGCGCACCGCTGCGGCCCGCGGCGTTCGGGTGCGGCTCCTGCTGGACGATAACAACACGTCCGGGCTCGATGCCACTCTGGCGCAGCTCGACGCCCATCCGAATATCGAAGTGCGCCTGTTTAATCCGTTTGCGATGCGGCGCGCGCGCCTGCTCGGCTATCTCACCGACTTCGCGCGCCTGAACCGGCGCATGCACAATAAATCGTTCACCATCGATGGCCAGGCGACCATCATCGGCGGGCGCAATATCGGCGACGAATACTTTGGCGCCGCCGGCGACGTGCTGTTTTCGGACCTCGATGTGCTGGCCGTCGGCCCGGTGGTGCGATCGGTATCGGACGATTTCGATCGTTATTGGAACAGCGCGTCGGCGTATCCGCTGAAGCTGATCGTCGCCGCGCCGGATGCCGCGGTCGCCTCGGCATCGATCGAACCGGCGCCGGCGGCGCAAGCCTATCTGGTGGCGATGCGCGAATCGAACTTCGTCGCCGAGCTGGTCGCACGCCACCTTCCGCTCGAGTGGGCTGCGACCCGCCTGGTCAGCGACGATCCCGCCAAGGCGCTGGAGCGGGAGGCGCGGGAGAGCCGGGTCGGACCGCAGCTGAGGGAATCGATCGGCGAACCCGCGCGCAGCGTCGATCTGGTGTCCTCGTATTTTGTGCCTGGGAAAACCGGCACCGAAGCGTTGTCGGCGCTTGCCGTACGCGGAGTCGCGGTGCGCGTGCTGACCAACTCGCTGGAGGCCACCGACGTCGCCGCGGTGCATGCGGGCTATGCCAAGTGGCGCAAGCCTTTGCTGGCGGCCGGCGTGAAGCTTTACGAATTGCGCCGCTCCTGGCCGCAGGATGTCGGCCCCAGGCTGGCCGGCTCGCTGGGCAGTTCGGGATCGAGCCTGCATGCCAAGACCTTCGCGGTCGATGGCGAACGCGTATTTGTCGGGTCCTTCAATTTCGATCCGCGATCGGCGCGCCTGAATACGGAGATGGGGCTGGTGATCGACAGCCCCGCCATGGCGCGGCAACTGGCGGCGACGCTCGATCGCAGTGTCGCCGAGCGGGCCTACGAAGTGCGCCTGGCTCCGGATGGCCGCTTGTACTGGATCGAGCGAAAGCAAGGCGTCGCAATCCGCCACGACACCGAACCAGGCGCGAGCTTCTGGCGCAGGGTGGCTGTGCAGGTCCTGTCGTGGCTGCCGATCGATTGGCTGTTGTGA
- a CDS encoding TraB/GumN family protein, producing MLDHRLTVLCLCLLAVPAWSQNEPPPPVAEGEKILVVGQRPGPGLWKVTKDDHVLWIFGTYSPLPKKMTWRSAQVEKIIAQSQEFLGSPSAGIGVGWANSFNIVTALPFVIGFKKNADGAHLKDVVPADVYARWTVLKAKYIGDDSGIESERPIFAAGALFDKALDKSALGSDREVQEQIKKISRQNKIKFTATGFSMQLENPRGALRDFKKSSLDDLACFTKTIDRLETDLEAMRVRANAWAVGDVEVMRKLTYPDQVEACNSAVFNSAWMIKTLPAAGAIEQRLRDSWVAAAEKALATNQSTFAVLPVAQILNPNGMVAALQAKGYQVEQPD from the coding sequence ATGCTCGACCACCGTTTGACCGTACTTTGCTTGTGCCTGCTCGCTGTGCCGGCATGGTCGCAGAACGAACCGCCCCCGCCAGTCGCTGAAGGCGAGAAAATCCTGGTCGTCGGCCAGCGCCCTGGCCCGGGTCTATGGAAGGTCACCAAGGACGACCACGTGCTGTGGATTTTCGGGACCTATTCGCCGCTGCCCAAGAAGATGACGTGGCGATCGGCGCAGGTGGAGAAAATCATCGCGCAATCCCAGGAATTCCTCGGCTCTCCCTCGGCCGGCATCGGCGTCGGATGGGCAAACTCCTTCAATATCGTGACAGCCCTGCCATTCGTGATCGGCTTCAAGAAAAATGCGGATGGCGCGCATCTGAAGGATGTCGTTCCCGCCGATGTCTACGCCCGATGGACGGTGCTGAAAGCGAAATATATCGGCGACGATTCCGGCATCGAGTCCGAACGGCCGATCTTCGCCGCCGGTGCGCTGTTCGACAAGGCACTGGACAAGTCCGCGCTGGGAAGCGACCGCGAGGTGCAGGAGCAGATCAAGAAGATCTCCAGGCAAAACAAGATCAAATTTACGGCGACGGGATTCTCGATGCAGCTTGAGAATCCCCGCGGCGCACTAAGGGATTTCAAGAAGTCCTCGCTCGACGACCTGGCCTGCTTCACCAAGACGATCGACCGGCTCGAGACGGATCTCGAGGCGATGCGCGTGCGTGCAAACGCGTGGGCGGTGGGCGATGTCGAAGTAATGCGCAAACTGACCTATCCGGACCAGGTGGAAGCCTGCAATTCGGCCGTGTTCAACAGCGCGTGGATGATAAAAACGCTGCCGGCCGCAGGCGCAATCGAGCAGCGCCTGCGCGATTCGTGGGTGGCCGCGGCCGAAAAAGCCCTGGCGACGAACCAATCGACGTTCGCAGTGCTGCCGGTAGCCCAAATCCTCAATCCGAACGGCATGGTCGCGGCATTACAGGCAAAGGGCTACCAGGTCGAACAGCCGGATTGA
- a CDS encoding ABC transporter ATP-binding protein yields the protein MIATESLCLQAGARVLVDQLNWRVSAGECWCVIGRNGAGKSTLMRTLAGLRQPDAGRVKIAGRPLADWPLDELARQRAYLPQTRSDAFAYRVLETVLAARHPYHGQRYWEDSDDHAIAMAALASMEVAELAQRDVRSLSGGERQRVAIAAMLAQDTPLLLLDEPANALDLAHQVGMMQLIAKLCREKGKTAVMIGHDLNLAEQACSHALLLMGDGSWEAGPIGQVMTAPTVSRYLGHPVDIVVHEGRRIFVPAR from the coding sequence ATGATCGCTACCGAATCGCTTTGCCTGCAAGCCGGCGCGCGCGTCCTCGTCGATCAGCTTAACTGGCGCGTGAGCGCCGGCGAGTGCTGGTGCGTGATCGGCCGCAATGGCGCCGGCAAGAGTACCCTGATGCGCACGCTGGCCGGACTGCGCCAGCCCGATGCGGGCCGCGTGAAGATCGCCGGCCGTCCGCTTGCCGACTGGCCGCTGGACGAACTGGCGCGCCAGCGGGCGTATCTTCCGCAAACGCGCAGCGATGCCTTCGCCTACCGCGTGCTCGAAACCGTGCTGGCGGCGCGCCACCCCTATCACGGCCAGCGCTATTGGGAGGACAGCGACGATCACGCGATCGCGATGGCGGCGCTCGCGTCGATGGAAGTGGCGGAACTGGCGCAGCGCGACGTGCGCAGCCTGTCCGGCGGCGAGCGGCAACGCGTGGCCATCGCCGCCATGCTGGCGCAGGACACGCCGCTGCTGCTGCTCGACGAGCCGGCCAACGCGCTGGACCTGGCGCACCAGGTGGGCATGATGCAGCTGATCGCGAAGCTGTGCCGCGAGAAGGGCAAGACGGCGGTGATGATCGGGCACGACCTGAATCTCGCCGAGCAGGCCTGCAGCCATGCGCTGCTGCTGATGGGAGACGGCTCGTGGGAAGCCGGTCCGATCGGCCAGGTCATGACCGCGCCTACGGTCAGCCGCTATCTTGGCCATCCGGTCGACATTGTCGTGCACGAGGGCCGCCGCATTTTCGTTCCGGCGCGATGA
- a CDS encoding iron ABC transporter permease — MHPIFHDPRQRSILVVGALAALAICSLGLSGMTGSVGVAPSELPGALSQLLHGRADSMAATLLELRLSRAAVAFVTGAALSLAGVMMQALLRNPLADPYVLGISAGSSVGALVALLTMGALWMVDASAFAGAVAVSMMLYLLARRDLAGGSAAAGGASVLLLTGVILSSACMAMVTLLLSIAPESRLRGMVFWMIGDLAGAPVRVLPWVVLGGALLFALRSARSLNVLALHAEAAATLGVRVGALRKGLFFCSGILTASAVTSAGSIGFVGLIVPHACRFAIGPDHRLLVPVATLAGGTFLVLADIVARTALAPQQLPVGVVTALVGAPFFLYQLHQLRRS; from the coding sequence ATGCATCCGATTTTCCACGACCCGCGCCAACGGTCGATCCTGGTCGTCGGCGCGCTCGCCGCGCTCGCCATTTGTAGCCTCGGCCTGTCCGGCATGACCGGCTCGGTCGGCGTCGCGCCGTCCGAACTGCCCGGCGCCCTATCCCAACTCCTGCACGGCCGCGCCGATTCGATGGCCGCGACCTTGCTCGAACTGCGCCTGTCGCGCGCGGCGGTGGCCTTCGTCACAGGCGCCGCCCTGTCGCTGGCCGGCGTGATGATGCAGGCGCTGCTGCGCAATCCGCTCGCCGACCCCTATGTGCTGGGCATCTCGGCCGGCTCGTCGGTCGGCGCGCTGGTCGCACTGCTGACGATGGGCGCCTTGTGGATGGTCGATGCATCGGCGTTCGCCGGCGCGGTGGCCGTGTCGATGATGCTCTACCTGCTGGCGCGGCGCGACCTGGCCGGCGGGTCCGCCGCGGCGGGCGGCGCATCGGTGCTGCTGCTGACCGGCGTGATCCTGTCGTCGGCATGCATGGCGATGGTGACGCTGCTGCTGTCGATCGCGCCCGAAAGCCGCCTGCGCGGCATGGTGTTCTGGATGATCGGCGACCTCGCCGGCGCGCCAGTGCGCGTGCTGCCGTGGGTGGTGCTGGGCGGCGCGCTGCTGTTCGCATTGCGCAGCGCGCGCTCGCTGAACGTGCTTGCGCTGCACGCGGAAGCCGCGGCGACGCTCGGTGTGCGGGTCGGCGCGCTGCGCAAGGGATTGTTCTTCTGCTCCGGCATCCTCACTGCCAGCGCCGTCACCAGCGCCGGCAGCATTGGCTTCGTCGGCCTGATCGTGCCGCACGCCTGCCGCTTCGCGATCGGGCCGGATCACCGACTGCTGGTCCCGGTCGCCACGCTCGCCGGCGGCACCTTCCTGGTGCTGGCCGATATCGTGGCGCGCACCGCGCTGGCGCCGCAACAGCTGCCGGTCGGCGTGGTCACCGCGCTGGTCGGCGCGCCGTTCTTCCTCTACCAGCTTCACCAGCTGCGCCGCTCATGA